In one window of Microbacterium dextranolyticum DNA:
- a CDS encoding uroporphyrinogen-III synthase: protein MNQDVHSAATAKPLKGWRVLVPRGGPWGDSVAATLRSQGAVPVIAPLINFAPSTDQTTLETALADLAAGAFDWVTLTSATTVDVLYAYRAQIPPTTRVAAVGETTAAALSAVGYRVDLVPDDDNSAAGMASQLIDLEPTPRRILTLRSEIAKPVLTRRLSEAGHDVRSVVAYRTVGVPVTERIAHDVESGRINAILVTSGSVAEQVRQQFPHIPASTIIAAIGPRTAKDARKVGLGVNAVAREQTVDGLIAAVQRFPLPHASDEFSL from the coding sequence ATGAACCAAGACGTCCACTCCGCGGCCACCGCGAAGCCTCTCAAAGGCTGGCGTGTGCTCGTGCCGCGCGGGGGTCCCTGGGGTGACTCGGTCGCCGCGACGCTGCGCTCGCAGGGAGCGGTCCCCGTCATCGCGCCCCTCATCAACTTCGCCCCCTCGACCGACCAGACCACTCTCGAGACGGCGCTCGCCGATCTGGCCGCGGGGGCCTTCGACTGGGTGACCCTCACCAGTGCCACGACCGTCGACGTCCTCTATGCCTATCGCGCGCAGATCCCCCCCACGACCCGCGTCGCCGCCGTGGGCGAGACGACGGCTGCTGCGCTGAGCGCGGTCGGCTACCGTGTCGATCTCGTACCCGACGACGACAATTCCGCAGCCGGGATGGCGTCTCAGCTCATCGACCTCGAGCCCACGCCGCGCCGCATCCTCACGCTCCGCAGTGAGATCGCCAAGCCCGTCCTCACCCGCCGTCTGAGCGAGGCAGGGCACGATGTGCGCAGTGTCGTCGCCTACCGCACCGTCGGCGTACCCGTGACCGAACGCATCGCCCACGACGTGGAGTCCGGGCGAATCAACGCGATCCTCGTGACGAGTGGGTCCGTCGCCGAACAGGTGCGTCAGCAGTTCCCGCACATCCCGGCATCCACGATCATCGCGGCGATCGGCCCGCGCACGGCCAAGGATGCCCGCAAGGTCGGGCTCGGGGTCAACGCGGTCGCGCGCGAGCAGACGGTGGATGGACTGATTGCGGCGGTGCAGCGCTTTCCGCTGCCGCACGCCAGCGACGAGTTCTCGCTCTGA
- a CDS encoding ABC transporter permease subunit, with product MTLANATRSELTKQFTTSMWWILGIVLFLYVGATAAGLAATFGALANGSLGGEASNTPALPAAALPPVIYSIATAVGYVFPLLIGTLLVTGEFRHKTLTPTFLATPRRGIALGGKLVAGAVMGTLYAGLALVAAVGSGAALLALFGIDTQLTEPATWALIGRMALAFVLWVFIGVGVGTLVRNQIAAVVGVLAFTQFIEPILRTVGGFVDGVSNITRLLPGASSDTLVGASIYTNLGGQAPQGALEWWVGGLLMLGYAAVFLVAGWLVSWRRDVS from the coding sequence ATGACTCTCGCGAACGCGACCCGGTCCGAGCTCACCAAGCAGTTCACCACGTCGATGTGGTGGATCCTCGGGATCGTTCTCTTCCTCTACGTCGGCGCGACCGCCGCCGGACTCGCCGCGACGTTCGGGGCTCTGGCGAACGGCTCTCTGGGCGGTGAGGCGTCGAACACGCCCGCCCTGCCTGCCGCGGCGCTGCCGCCCGTGATCTACAGCATCGCGACCGCTGTCGGCTACGTCTTCCCCCTCTTGATCGGCACACTGCTGGTGACCGGCGAGTTCCGTCACAAGACACTCACCCCGACGTTCCTCGCGACCCCGCGGCGCGGCATCGCGCTGGGTGGCAAGCTCGTCGCGGGCGCGGTCATGGGCACGCTCTACGCGGGGCTCGCGCTCGTAGCCGCGGTCGGGTCGGGCGCTGCGCTGCTGGCGCTGTTCGGCATCGACACCCAACTGACCGAGCCGGCGACGTGGGCGCTCATCGGGCGCATGGCGCTGGCCTTCGTGCTCTGGGTGTTCATCGGCGTGGGTGTCGGCACGCTCGTGCGCAACCAGATCGCGGCGGTCGTCGGGGTCCTGGCGTTCACGCAGTTCATCGAGCCGATCCTGCGCACCGTCGGCGGGTTCGTGGACGGGGTCTCGAACATCACGCGCCTCTTGCCCGGCGCGTCGTCCGACACACTGGTCGGGGCGAGCATCTACACGAACCTCGGCGGACAGGCCCCCCAGGGCGCCCTCGAGTGGTGGGTCGGCGGGCTGCTGATGCTCGGCTACGCGGCGGTCTTTCTGGTGGCGGGCTGGCTGGTCAGCTGGCGTCGCGACGTCAGCTGA
- a CDS encoding sensor histidine kinase: MQQAQATARVDAITQYRIIGEPTETHLESLARLAATLCRAPSAAVNIIDDRYQRAVATVGVEAGACSIDDSMCAVVLPEARHVLVTDAQADARFAANPFVRGGRVRFYASSPLITPSGVPIGTLCVFARETGTLSDEQSAALDLLAGQAVEVLELRRATHELERSNDELAHFAGQVSHDLRNPLTAMLGQIDLAIDALEAPAETGPQNALRALGHADAAAARMDRMITDLLAYAKVGGARPRSEPASMRGIVESAVADLEGAVTAFGASVSIALTETDGATGDIVVGDPTLLGVLMQNLIANALKFTATTRAAPTIAVTAQRTPTAWAITVDDDGPGVPVDQRERVFGAMERGWVKDVPGLGLGLATCRRIAQAHGGTIVIEDSPRGGARVRVWLPQPE, translated from the coding sequence ATGCAGCAGGCACAGGCGACGGCTCGGGTCGACGCGATCACGCAGTACCGCATCATCGGCGAGCCCACCGAGACGCATCTCGAGAGTCTGGCGCGCCTGGCGGCGACGCTGTGCCGCGCACCCTCGGCGGCCGTCAACATCATCGATGACCGCTACCAGCGCGCCGTCGCCACGGTGGGCGTCGAAGCCGGCGCCTGCAGCATCGACGATTCGATGTGCGCGGTCGTTCTGCCCGAGGCCCGCCACGTGCTGGTGACGGATGCCCAGGCCGACGCCCGTTTCGCCGCGAACCCGTTCGTGCGCGGCGGTCGCGTCCGCTTCTACGCGTCGAGCCCGCTGATCACCCCGTCGGGCGTGCCGATCGGCACCCTGTGTGTGTTCGCGCGCGAAACGGGAACGCTCAGCGACGAACAGAGCGCCGCACTGGATCTCTTGGCCGGTCAGGCCGTCGAGGTGCTCGAGCTGCGACGGGCGACGCACGAACTCGAACGCTCCAATGACGAGCTCGCGCACTTCGCCGGTCAGGTGAGCCATGATCTGCGCAACCCCCTCACGGCGATGCTCGGTCAGATCGACCTCGCGATCGATGCGCTCGAGGCGCCGGCCGAGACCGGTCCGCAGAATGCCCTGCGCGCCCTCGGGCATGCGGATGCCGCCGCCGCCCGCATGGACCGGATGATCACCGATCTGCTCGCCTACGCCAAGGTGGGCGGTGCCCGACCGCGCAGCGAACCCGCGTCGATGCGCGGCATCGTCGAGAGCGCCGTGGCCGACCTCGAGGGCGCGGTCACCGCGTTCGGAGCGTCGGTCTCGATCGCGCTCACCGAGACCGACGGCGCCACGGGCGACATCGTCGTCGGCGACCCGACCCTCCTCGGCGTGCTGATGCAGAACCTCATCGCCAACGCGCTGAAGTTCACGGCGACGACCCGCGCCGCCCCGACCATCGCGGTGACCGCGCAGCGCACTCCGACGGCATGGGCGATCACCGTGGACGATGACGGGCCCGGCGTTCCCGTCGACCAGCGCGAACGCGTTTTCGGAGCGATGGAGCGCGGATGGGTGAAGGATGTCCCCGGCCTCGGGCTCGGACTGGCGACCTGCCGTCGGATCGCCCAGGCCCACGGCGGCACGATCGTGATCGAGGATTCCCCGCGGGGCGGCGCGCGCGTGCGCGTGTGGCTCCCCCAGCCCGAGTGA
- a CDS encoding LssY C-terminal domain-containing protein encodes MRAAERSVDSAASARTRRRWSIGAAVDQFFFVFAGLAAIWLAYLGFTQTFAFGWWGIAVGVVFWLLLAYLVLPRLHRILTAIYVPDYFIGRARTSDGLLGDPINLAFMGEEERIHSALAEAGWVRADPVTLRSSWRIVTSTLGRRSYDEAPVSPLFLFGRPQDFAYQQEVDGSPEKRHHVRFWRCPDGWLLPGGRRVDWLAAGTFDTAVGLSLFTLQVTHRIDADTDIERDHIVASLRAGAPGVAVDVIRDFSSGYHARNGGGDSIRTDGDLPVVDVRGVIAR; translated from the coding sequence ATGAGGGCCGCCGAGCGGAGCGTCGACTCCGCCGCGTCGGCGCGCACGCGCCGTCGGTGGTCGATCGGGGCGGCGGTCGATCAGTTCTTCTTCGTGTTCGCGGGGCTCGCGGCGATCTGGCTGGCCTACCTCGGATTCACCCAGACGTTCGCCTTCGGGTGGTGGGGCATCGCCGTCGGCGTCGTGTTCTGGTTGCTTCTGGCCTACCTCGTCCTTCCGCGCCTGCACCGCATCCTCACCGCGATCTACGTTCCGGACTACTTCATCGGGCGGGCGCGCACGAGCGACGGCCTGCTCGGCGACCCGATCAATCTGGCGTTCATGGGGGAGGAGGAGAGGATCCATTCCGCCCTCGCCGAGGCCGGGTGGGTGCGCGCCGATCCGGTCACCCTGCGCTCCTCGTGGCGCATCGTCACCTCGACGCTCGGTCGCCGCAGCTACGACGAGGCGCCGGTGAGTCCGCTGTTCCTCTTCGGGCGCCCGCAGGACTTCGCCTATCAGCAGGAAGTCGACGGGAGCCCGGAGAAACGGCACCACGTGCGCTTCTGGCGCTGCCCGGACGGGTGGCTCCTGCCCGGCGGGCGCCGCGTCGACTGGCTCGCAGCCGGGACCTTCGACACGGCCGTCGGACTGTCGCTGTTCACGCTGCAGGTGACGCACCGGATCGATGCCGACACCGACATCGAACGCGATCACATCGTCGCCTCGCTGCGCGCGGGCGCGCCCGGCGTCGCCGTCGACGTCATCCGTGACTTCTCCAGTGGCTATCACGCGCGCAACGGCGGCGGCGACAGCATCCGTACCGACGGCGACCTGCCTGTCGTGGACGTCCGCGGGGTGATCGCACGATGA
- a CDS encoding TetR/AcrR family transcriptional regulator, producing MGPDDQAPRTRGAYAKGVARRQEILDRAIEVFAQRGGSRTSLRAIAQEVGVTHAALTHYFGSLDELLVAVYRESEQSSPDDAADEAYTAEAPAAPNGPPSGATESVSPAEMMRISAVENREIPGLVQLYSSLVASAVDGSHPSAHAFVTSRFARLRDELAERVRDLQASGAVRSDIDPGLAAALVIAASDGLQTQWLLDPSVDHEAALRLLDGLLAPPR from the coding sequence ATGGGCCCCGACGATCAGGCCCCCCGCACACGGGGGGCGTACGCCAAGGGCGTGGCCCGTCGCCAGGAGATCCTCGACCGGGCCATCGAGGTCTTCGCGCAGCGCGGCGGCAGCCGCACGAGCCTGCGGGCCATCGCGCAGGAGGTCGGGGTCACCCACGCCGCACTGACGCACTACTTCGGGTCGCTCGACGAGCTGCTGGTGGCCGTGTACCGCGAGTCCGAGCAGTCCTCGCCGGACGACGCGGCCGACGAGGCCTACACGGCCGAGGCGCCGGCGGCCCCGAACGGCCCGCCGTCCGGGGCGACCGAGTCGGTCAGTCCGGCCGAGATGATGCGGATCTCCGCGGTCGAGAACCGCGAGATCCCGGGCCTCGTGCAGCTGTACTCGTCGCTCGTGGCCTCTGCGGTCGACGGCAGCCATCCCTCGGCACACGCCTTCGTGACGAGTCGGTTCGCGCGGCTGCGCGACGAGCTCGCCGAGCGGGTGCGCGACCTGCAGGCATCCGGAGCGGTCCGCTCCGACATCGATCCGGGCCTCGCCGCCGCGCTCGTCATCGCGGCGTCGGACGGCCTGCAGACGCAGTGGCTGCTCGACCCGTCCGTCGATCACGAAGCGGCCCTGCGCCTGCTGGACGGACTGCTGGCACCGCCGCGCTAG
- a CDS encoding ATP-binding cassette domain-containing protein: MPEGQVLEFTGVTKRFGAVSAVDGLTARVEPGTVTGFLGPNGAGKTTSLRILLGLVRATSGTATIGGRRYAELAHPLQTVGAALEASSFHPGRSAANHLRVYAQAAGLPTHRVDDVLGLVGLADAAGRKVGGFSLGMRQRLGLAYTLLGDPGVLVLDEPANGLDPEGITWLRGFLRRLAQEGRTVLVSSHMLAEVQQTVSSLLIISAGRLVYQGDLAGLTPADDVATVIDAPDRAALAAALDAAGVSYEALRTGFTVRSAEPAHLGSIAQAAGVALSNLQRRGPSLEEVFLDLVGHGRADARTAVVGAGSPPPTSPDAPAAPVAPVAASATIPDPRPATEGGEQR; encoded by the coding sequence ATGCCCGAAGGACAGGTCCTGGAGTTCACCGGGGTGACGAAGCGGTTCGGCGCCGTCTCCGCCGTGGACGGACTCACCGCCCGTGTGGAACCGGGCACCGTGACCGGGTTCCTCGGTCCGAACGGCGCCGGCAAGACCACGAGCCTGCGGATCCTCCTCGGCCTCGTCCGGGCGACCTCGGGCACGGCGACGATCGGCGGCCGACGCTACGCGGAGCTCGCGCACCCGCTGCAGACGGTGGGCGCCGCACTGGAGGCATCCAGCTTTCATCCGGGGCGCTCCGCCGCGAACCACCTGCGCGTGTATGCGCAGGCCGCGGGGCTTCCGACGCACCGTGTCGACGACGTGCTGGGGCTCGTCGGCCTCGCCGACGCCGCGGGACGCAAGGTCGGCGGGTTCTCGCTCGGCATGCGCCAGCGTCTCGGCCTCGCCTACACACTCCTGGGCGATCCCGGCGTGCTGGTGCTGGACGAACCGGCGAACGGTCTCGATCCCGAGGGGATCACGTGGCTGCGGGGGTTCCTCCGCCGCCTCGCGCAGGAGGGGCGCACGGTGCTCGTGTCGTCGCACATGCTCGCCGAAGTGCAGCAGACGGTGTCGTCGCTGCTCATCATCTCGGCCGGGCGCCTCGTCTATCAGGGCGACCTCGCCGGCCTCACGCCAGCCGACGACGTCGCCACCGTCATCGACGCGCCCGACCGTGCCGCGCTCGCCGCCGCGCTCGATGCGGCCGGCGTCTCGTACGAGGCGCTCCGCACGGGCTTCACGGTGCGCAGCGCCGAACCCGCCCACCTCGGCTCGATCGCGCAGGCGGCCGGCGTCGCGCTGTCGAACCTGCAGCGCCGCGGGCCGTCGCTCGAAGAGGTGTTCCTCGACCTCGTCGGTCACGGGCGTGCGGATGCCCGGACTGCGGTCGTCGGCGCCGGTTCGCCACCCCCGACCTCGCCCGACGCACCGGCCGCCCCCGTGGCGCCCGTCGCCGCGTCGGCCACGATCCCCGATCCGCGCCCGGCAACGGAAGGAGGCGAGCAGCGATGA
- a CDS encoding enoyl-CoA hydratase/isomerase family protein, translating to MGRVSPSDIAAEPVVLVRTVHRLGRLTLNRPHAINALDLPMISLLSEALDAWEHDDDVVCVLLDGAGERGLCAGGDVRALREHILSGRDGDVVAFFRAEYALNARIAEYPKPIVVLADGVTMGGGIGLAGHAAIRVVTERSRLAMPETRIGLTPDVGGSWLLARAPGRIGEYLALTGSTMDAADAVYAGFADHIVGVDRLDALRDALSSPEGVRDPAALVRSMRVHPGEISIEASALARARGWIADAFAAETAAAIVARLRARPEPEASAVADTLEELSPTSLEVTLAAVRAARGLPDLRAALAQEYGLVLWLARTQPDLVEGIRAQLVDKDRSPRWQPPTLAEVESGIGARALAWTPPEALWRRGGTR from the coding sequence GTGGGCCGGGTGAGCCCTTCCGACATCGCCGCCGAGCCCGTCGTCCTCGTGCGCACGGTGCATCGACTCGGCCGGCTCACCCTGAATCGGCCGCACGCGATCAACGCGCTCGACCTGCCGATGATCTCCCTTCTTTCCGAGGCTCTCGATGCCTGGGAGCACGACGACGACGTCGTGTGCGTCCTGCTCGACGGGGCCGGGGAGCGCGGGCTGTGCGCCGGCGGAGACGTCCGCGCACTGCGCGAGCACATCCTGTCCGGACGAGACGGCGACGTCGTCGCGTTCTTCCGTGCGGAGTATGCGCTGAACGCCCGGATCGCCGAGTACCCGAAGCCGATCGTCGTGCTCGCCGACGGTGTGACGATGGGCGGGGGCATCGGTCTCGCCGGTCACGCCGCGATCCGGGTGGTCACCGAACGATCACGGCTTGCGATGCCCGAGACGCGGATCGGACTCACCCCCGACGTCGGCGGATCGTGGCTGCTCGCCCGGGCGCCGGGCCGGATCGGGGAGTACCTGGCGCTGACCGGTTCGACGATGGATGCCGCCGATGCGGTCTACGCCGGGTTCGCCGACCACATCGTGGGCGTCGATCGGCTCGACGCGCTCCGCGACGCGCTGTCGTCGCCCGAGGGCGTCCGCGATCCCGCGGCGCTCGTGCGTTCGATGCGTGTGCACCCTGGCGAGATCTCGATCGAGGCATCGGCGCTGGCTCGTGCGCGCGGATGGATCGCCGACGCGTTCGCCGCCGAGACGGCCGCCGCGATCGTCGCGCGTCTGCGCGCGCGGCCGGAGCCGGAGGCATCCGCCGTCGCCGACACGCTCGAGGAGCTCTCCCCGACGTCGCTGGAGGTGACCCTGGCCGCGGTCCGTGCCGCCCGCGGGCTGCCGGACCTGCGCGCCGCGCTCGCTCAGGAGTACGGGCTCGTCCTCTGGCTCGCCCGCACGCAGCCCGATCTCGTCGAAGGCATCCGCGCGCAGCTGGTCGACAAGGACCGGTCGCCGCGGTGGCAGCCGCCCACGCTCGCGGAGGTGGAGTCGGGCATCGGCGCCCGGGCGCTGGCCTGGACACCGCCGGAGGCCCTGTGGCGACGTGGCGGTACCCGATGA
- a CDS encoding helix-turn-helix transcriptional regulator has product MTGRAELAAFLRARREALRPEDVGLGRGPRRRAEGLRREEVAALSHMSADYYTRIEQNRGPQPSPAMLAAIAQGLHLSLDERDHVFRLAGHRAPERGPSGGHISPGLLRIFDRLHDTPAEIVSELGETLRQTPLGVALSGPLTDFQGEQRSIGFRWFTDPGARLRYAPEDRDALGRVFVANLRRVAGLRGPASRAAHYAEALQERSAEFRALWDEGQVATPPEAVKRFLHPEVGLIELTCQRLIDPDQSHALLVYTAAPGSESQDKLDLLAVIAAAGV; this is encoded by the coding sequence ATGACGGGCAGAGCAGAGCTCGCCGCTTTCCTGAGGGCGCGGCGCGAAGCACTGCGACCCGAAGACGTCGGGCTCGGACGCGGGCCGCGGCGGCGGGCGGAGGGACTCCGCCGTGAGGAGGTCGCCGCACTCAGCCATATGTCGGCGGACTACTACACGCGTATCGAGCAGAACCGCGGGCCGCAGCCGTCGCCGGCGATGCTCGCGGCGATCGCGCAGGGTCTGCACCTCTCGCTCGACGAACGCGACCACGTCTTCCGGCTCGCCGGACATCGCGCGCCCGAGCGTGGGCCTTCGGGCGGGCACATCTCGCCGGGTCTGCTGCGCATCTTCGACCGGTTGCACGACACCCCCGCGGAGATCGTCAGCGAACTCGGCGAGACGTTGCGTCAGACGCCGCTCGGAGTCGCGCTATCAGGGCCGCTCACCGACTTCCAGGGCGAGCAGCGCAGCATCGGTTTCCGATGGTTCACCGACCCGGGCGCGCGACTGCGCTACGCGCCCGAGGATCGGGACGCTCTCGGTCGCGTGTTCGTCGCGAACCTGCGACGGGTCGCCGGCCTGCGCGGACCCGCCTCGCGCGCCGCCCATTACGCCGAGGCACTGCAGGAGCGCAGTGCCGAGTTCCGGGCCCTCTGGGACGAGGGGCAGGTCGCGACACCGCCCGAGGCCGTGAAGCGCTTCCTCCACCCCGAGGTCGGTCTGATCGAACTCACCTGTCAGCGACTGATCGATCCCGATCAGTCGCATGCGTTGCTGGTGTACACGGCCGCGCCGGGCAGCGAGAGTCAGGACAAGCTCGATCTGCTCGCGGTGATCGCTGCCGCGGGCGTCTGA
- a CDS encoding phage holin family protein gives MTTPRGFRDRADDSLFTLLGEIPELVRNLVVAEIDSAKTWAKRAGKQAGLGGAWFIVAMFFLFWLIPALGAFAIIGLSSWMPAWAASLIVVGLFLVIIVVAALLGLQRFKKLSKSENPAQAITVDARIVKDVADEY, from the coding sequence ATGACCACGCCTCGCGGATTCCGCGATCGCGCCGACGACAGCCTGTTCACCCTGCTCGGCGAGATCCCCGAGCTGGTCCGGAACCTCGTCGTCGCGGAGATCGACTCGGCGAAGACCTGGGCCAAGCGCGCCGGCAAGCAGGCCGGCCTCGGCGGCGCCTGGTTCATCGTCGCGATGTTCTTCCTCTTCTGGCTGATCCCTGCGCTGGGCGCGTTCGCCATCATCGGGCTGTCGTCGTGGATGCCCGCATGGGCGGCATCCCTCATCGTCGTCGGTCTGTTCCTCGTCATCATCGTCGTGGCGGCGCTGCTGGGGCTGCAGCGTTTCAAGAAGCTCAGCAAGAGCGAGAACCCCGCCCAGGCGATCACCGTGGATGCCCGCATCGTGAAGGACGTGGCAGATGAGTATTGA
- a CDS encoding YaeQ family protein, whose translation MAIGVVMHTFDVQLADVDRGVYDDLTLRLAQHPSETGAFLTTRLLAYCLEYAEGIAFSEGIAATNEPAVFVRDATGAMTAWIEVGSPDPDRLHYGSKLTDRVVIYTHRDPSRVLPQYAGKKIHAADRIELRSFDPGFVEAAAAAVERRNSVTLSVTEGQLYLDVNGTNLASPMHVQSIV comes from the coding sequence ATGGCGATCGGCGTGGTGATGCACACCTTCGACGTGCAGCTCGCGGATGTCGACCGGGGCGTGTACGACGACCTCACGCTGCGCCTCGCGCAGCACCCCTCCGAAACCGGCGCGTTCCTCACGACGCGGCTGCTCGCCTACTGCCTCGAGTACGCGGAGGGCATCGCCTTCAGCGAGGGGATCGCCGCGACGAACGAGCCCGCCGTGTTCGTCCGCGATGCGACCGGCGCGATGACGGCGTGGATCGAGGTCGGCTCCCCCGATCCCGACCGACTGCACTACGGCAGCAAGCTCACCGATCGCGTCGTGATCTATACGCACCGCGACCCCTCCCGTGTGCTGCCGCAGTACGCCGGCAAGAAGATCCACGCCGCCGATCGGATCGAGCTGCGCAGCTTCGATCCCGGATTCGTCGAGGCCGCCGCCGCCGCAGTCGAGCGCCGGAACTCGGTGACCCTCTCGGTCACCGAGGGGCAGCTCTATCTGGACGTCAACGGCACGAATCTGGCGTCGCCGATGCACGTGCAGTCGATCGTCTGA
- a CDS encoding DnaJ domain-containing protein yields MFDSPLSASAYEVLQVAADVSDDDLRRAYRLRLRQTHPDTGGDAALFVQVQRAWERIGTSEARAAYDRGHGFAADAAQYAPEPSDAGGTGWRPRARATDTRPRARSFGQPGGWRRERYLTLMREWVGRGAELPDPYDPALVRSAPRELKRLLADALAEEATARIVADLGMGYTVWHDIAADPRDATLTLDHIVLGPSGLYAVLSGDFGGPVRLRRSELIGEGVAGSPIADLAAAARVVARGARVKFSGAIVVLPDDDVAAAVEEIGRVRGLAVAVIARSTLSTVLRRGLSGARDIGGNELFDIRTRLQQSVRFL; encoded by the coding sequence GTGTTCGATAGTCCTCTCTCGGCGTCTGCGTACGAGGTGCTGCAGGTCGCGGCCGACGTGTCCGATGACGACCTGCGCCGCGCGTACCGGCTGCGGCTGCGCCAGACCCACCCCGACACCGGCGGCGACGCGGCGCTGTTCGTCCAGGTGCAGCGCGCGTGGGAGCGCATCGGCACCAGCGAGGCGCGCGCCGCCTACGACCGCGGCCACGGCTTCGCCGCGGACGCCGCGCAGTACGCTCCTGAGCCGTCGGATGCCGGTGGCACCGGCTGGCGGCCGCGCGCGCGAGCGACCGACACGCGCCCGCGGGCGCGGTCGTTCGGCCAGCCCGGCGGGTGGCGCCGCGAGCGCTATCTGACGCTCATGCGCGAGTGGGTGGGCCGCGGCGCCGAGCTGCCCGATCCGTACGATCCGGCGCTCGTGCGCTCGGCGCCACGCGAGCTGAAGAGGCTTCTGGCCGATGCGCTCGCCGAAGAGGCGACGGCGCGCATCGTGGCCGATCTCGGCATGGGATACACCGTCTGGCACGACATCGCCGCCGATCCGCGCGACGCCACGCTGACCCTCGATCACATCGTCCTGGGCCCCAGCGGCCTGTACGCCGTGCTCAGCGGCGACTTCGGCGGGCCCGTGCGCCTGCGGCGGAGCGAGTTGATCGGCGAGGGCGTCGCCGGCTCGCCCATCGCCGACCTCGCCGCCGCCGCACGCGTGGTGGCGCGCGGGGCGCGCGTGAAGTTCAGCGGCGCGATCGTGGTGCTTCCCGACGATGACGTGGCCGCCGCCGTCGAAGAGATCGGGCGGGTGCGCGGGCTCGCGGTGGCCGTCATCGCCCGCTCGACCCTGTCGACCGTGCTCCGCCGTGGCCTGTCGGGCGCACGCGACATCGGCGGCAACGAGCTGTTCGACATCCGGACGCGGCTGCAGCAGAGCGTGCGCTTTCTCTGA
- a CDS encoding SDR family oxidoreductase, with amino-acid sequence MASSPRTLELPDLSGTRTLLTGGSDGIGLAIAARLASAGTQLLLPVRNPVKGASAVAEIRRTVPDAQVTLLSLDLSSLASIDRLVAELTDAGEPIHHMINNAGMMTPPSRQLTADGFELQWGTNHLGHVALVLGILPLLRAGSARVTSQVSVAANERSIQWDDLNFEHRYNGRTAYSQSKIALGLFGLELDRRSRIERWGITSNLSHPGVAPTSLLAARTELGRAEPVRGRRFIEALSRRGILFGTVRSAAEPALLAATAPDGAGRMYGPSGLAHLGGPAAQQALYSRLRSEAEAARVWETSAELIDAARRRGRTNPAS; translated from the coding sequence ATGGCATCCTCACCCCGCACCCTCGAGCTCCCCGATCTCTCCGGCACGCGCACGCTGCTGACCGGCGGCAGCGACGGGATCGGTCTCGCGATCGCCGCGCGGCTGGCGTCCGCCGGTACCCAGTTGCTCCTGCCGGTGCGCAATCCGGTCAAGGGCGCGTCCGCCGTCGCCGAGATCCGCCGCACCGTCCCGGACGCACAGGTCACGCTGCTGAGCCTCGACCTGTCGTCACTCGCCTCCATCGACCGGCTCGTGGCCGAGCTGACGGATGCCGGAGAGCCGATCCACCACATGATCAACAACGCCGGAATGATGACGCCGCCCTCCCGCCAGCTCACCGCCGACGGTTTCGAACTGCAGTGGGGAACGAATCACCTCGGCCACGTCGCGCTCGTTCTCGGCATCCTGCCGTTGCTGCGCGCCGGCTCGGCGCGCGTGACGTCGCAGGTCAGCGTCGCCGCGAACGAGCGATCGATCCAGTGGGACGATCTGAACTTCGAGCACCGCTACAACGGACGCACCGCGTACAGCCAATCGAAGATCGCACTCGGGCTGTTCGGGCTCGAACTCGATCGACGCAGTCGGATCGAGCGATGGGGCATCACCAGCAACCTGTCGCACCCCGGTGTCGCGCCGACCTCTCTGCTGGCGGCCCGCACCGAGCTGGGCCGTGCGGAGCCCGTGCGGGGGCGCCGGTTCATCGAGGCGCTCTCGCGCCGCGGCATCCTCTTCGGCACGGTGCGCAGCGCCGCCGAGCCCGCGCTGTTGGCGGCGACCGCGCCCGACGGCGCCGGTCGCATGTACGGTCCCTCGGGACTCGCGCACCTCGGCGGCCCCGCGGCACAGCAGGCTCTCTACTCACGACTGCGCAGCGAGGCCGAGGCGGCGCGGGTGTGGGAGACCTCCGCGGAGTTGATCGATGCAGCACGTCGCCGCGGTCGGACGAACCCGGCGTCGTGA